Within the Eleginops maclovinus isolate JMC-PN-2008 ecotype Puerto Natales chromosome 13, JC_Emac_rtc_rv5, whole genome shotgun sequence genome, the region CTAATTACTTTAACAGCCTCCACCAGCAGGATCCAGCTGAGTTTATGTCCCCGGCCTCTGAGCGGGGTGACGTGAAATCTTAAATATTCACTGAGGAGCTTCAACCccatccttcctcctcctcctcctcctcctcctcctcctccagggaCCAAACAAGACTTGTTCGCCTACATCCCCACAAACAAGGTCAAACATATCTCAGAAAGAGTCATGGGAAAAGTTCAAACAAATATCAGCACCACATGGCGCTCTTATTTTTCATCTGGAGTCGATCTTGTGATAAGATCTTAACGGGGCATAAAGAACATGCTTGTTGCAGCGAGTCAACACTTTAACATGAGTCGTAAATTATGATCAAAAGCAGGAAGTAACAGGAATGTATATCACTTCTGGACGGTTACATTTCTCAGTTAATGAGGGAGTACCGGGCTCCTGGAGTGAGAGGTGACCATATATTCACATTAGCAGCCGTCACTTTGTTATTGTTAACGTTATATCcttcttttatttgaaacatcTGAACTCCAAGTACACCTGTTACATTTAACTTGAGTTGTGGACATTTCAGGACTTTCTTTattctgtcaaaataaaaatgttaagttcaaaaatattatttgtacAAAAAATGCTGCTTCCCATAAGAAAGTTATTTTAGTTCTAtctaattaaaatattttccttaAGCTCAAAAGATCTGGAACCAGGTATTTCAGTTAGCATTAATAAACTAGAAGCTGAAATAACTTTTATGGAAACGTTTCAGTGTGCCTTTACTACATCATCTTGGTTTTGTGCTCTTCTCCTCCTGACATGGACACTAGCCTTGCACAGACTCCATATAaacacaatcagagcagatCAGAACAGAGGTTCTGAACTGTAAATATTTATGTAGATTATGTAAGTAATAGTAAGGGAAAGTCTGCATGGGACTACTCATAGAAAGCCATTTTTGGTAAACGGGGCCCTTTtttgctttttggagttttgcctttcctgtagtgtataATTGGATTCTGTGCCTGTAAATAgtctccaaaggctaaaatcccaaagttccataCAAAGGGAGTTTCCCACACATTGCCCCCTACCTGAAACAtctcgattggactcctttgtttatttctataaCATGATGGCatccctatgtaacactcgctcttctattggctaatgcTCCAACCAGTTTTACATAATGTGATGGGTTCTCATCACATTAAATAAGTATGTTGTGTGAGGTCCTCGATACACCCCAAAAGAGACTTCTGACTACTGACTTTTAACACTCTAGTGTACAAATCTTACACAAGATAAATGTCAATTTAACAGAAGGCTACTTCAACCAATGTTATGTCATTTCTGAGTGAAttggagaaacaggaagtacaacTGTCTGCAGTTTGCAGTGGCTAAATGTTGTGCATTGTAATATAGACAGTTAGCTTTTGTacaacacactttgttttttgacatttattattattccatGTACGccattagaaaatgttttaagcTGGAAAGAATACAAAACATATAAGTTTCCTTCAAACAGATCATTTTCAACAAATACGTTTACTACAGCACATAGAGAAGAGCAAGGGCTGTTTTATAAATTGTAATATTCTGTAAAAAGTAGATATACAAGCATAGGTTTAACATTTTGCTTTTGTCTAGCAGTGATGAAGaaatttgttaaaataaaaactgtttaatttaaaatgatacatttatagTTTCTACGTTATCTTTCATGTGTGAGAAATATAAAATTATGACAAACAAAGTCATACACATACATCGCAGGACATTTCTGCAGAatttatacaaacatatcaATGTGCTAAAGGCTGTCGTTAGTATTGAGTTGTTAATACTGAGCTTTGTATCAGCTTTACAATGTGAGTGAATTAGGAATATTGCTGTGTTCATGTGCACGGCCGAGGTTTATAAGGTTTGCTGCTCCTCTCAGTCGTGGTTGGTGTCTGGGTGTGGTTAGTATCGGTCAGTCATCGTTATTGCAGTCTGTACACAAGATCTGGTCGCGGTCCGGGAAGAAGCCGGAGCCCACCAGCGATACAGAGCAGCGCGTACACTTGAAGCACGGCTGGTGCCACTGCCGTTCCTCAAAAGAAACGTACTTCCCATCTCCAAACCCTGAGAGACACAAATACATCACATGAACAACTAATGAAGGAATGTTTGACTGGGGGTGGAAAATGTAATAACAGCCTTGCAGCATGACGAAAATAACACAACTTAATTCAAGATTACATCACAGGTTGGCCAAAACAATAAGAAAGCGCTGCCAGTTCTGGCAACCTGCTGCTCCTCATAGCTGTGGTCAACATATCTATTCAAAGTTCTTGTTTCTCTTAAAGCCATGTGTAGAGTTCatatgtgattttaaaaaatgaagtggGAAAATGAGACAATCCTGTCAGAACTGGTTCATTAAGTGGTTTCATTTAAGGATACTAGTCtacaaagcttttctttttttttttagctttatagCTAGTTTGAGGTTATAATTTATTAGCTCTTCAAATTCCCTGTATGCTACCTGTTCCTCACCGAACagcaaacaaatgcatttaGCAACCAGATGGTGAACATGGTGGAgtatttagcagctaaagagacgGACATTTCCAGTGGGagctggtggagaccaaaaactgAGCTAAAAGAGAATCAATATTGGACTTCAACATGAAGGAAAAATCACTCATTGTATGTTTAAACTTAATTAAATCAAGGTTTTTGCTTTATGATTAGAATTTGTTTGGAAATATCTActcaatgtatttatattttgtagtcAGTACAAGGGTCTGCCATTTCAAGTGGAATTCCATAGGACACATATGAAAGGTTCATGGGAAATATGAAAAACTGATCGAAGCTTTTATGATACTGTTCACTCTTTCTAACAAAGGATCAAAACATTAGTAACTTACTGCTAATACCTGGAGGTGTACGCAGATATGCAAACCGCAGAGAAAGTACAGTATTATTGCCAAGTTTAAAACTTAACACACCTTACCGCCTACACCTGCTTGTTGAAGATAATTCTTCTGACATGTTGTTGATAGTAGATAGTCGGGCGGACAGGAATCACAGGTAGAACACATATAGGAGTTGACAAACAACCCAGGACAGACTTGAACCAGGGATACACCTGAATTGTTATTTGAACAACTCTGGGTTTCTGTATTCTCCACTGACCTGTGATAGCCGTGTTGCAGCCAGCACACTTTTTGGCATACAGGCTGCTGAAACACTTGACACAGTATGGACTCTCCCCCTGCGAGGTGAAGGGTTGGCCAGCCAGCGGAGCTTTGCAGCCCGTGCAGACAAAACATTCTTTGTGCCACACCTCGTCCTTGTAAGTCACCCCTCCTTTAGTCAGAGCCTGAAGTACACAGAAGGAGTAAAATGTGAAACTTCTTTACAGTGACACATTGTGTTTTAGTGTCTATGATAGAGTTTTCCTTTGGGTTTCTACTAATTAAGTCCTAACACTATCATATAATCCTATCACTGCTCATGCTTCTTGTACATTTGACCCTGATTTTTACTCATGTTTCTCCTGTAATCTGACACCTgtaatgtgaaaaaaacactacatttttgtaaaacaaatcttatcagtcaaaataaaatagttgtAGCCATCAGCCTATTCACTGATAGATTATGGTTTAGTttcatattgtaaaaaaactTGCAAACTCTTCAAAAGTTGAGCAATGCCTAATTGTAATGTGTGGAAATATGAACTCAAAGTTTTGTGTCTTTAATTTTGGTCACATGGTCTAAGTAACAAATCATTTGAAGTTGTCATCTTGAGCTCTGAGAAACACTCATTGGTTGATTTGATTGTATCATTTATACGAGATGTAATGTACAGATTAATAAAGATCCTGTGTCACCTTTTTGCAGTGGCTGCACTGAGGAGCCACCCTGCCCTCGTAGCACGGCACACAGTAGTAGTTGTTGTTGTCTGGGATGAAGGCCTCTGCACCGATCGGCTTCTCGCAGCCGTGACACAAAAAACAGTCCTCGTGCCACGTGGAGCCGCCGTACTCCAACAGCTTCGACCCTGTCAGTGGAAACAGAACAAAGGAGCAGATGAGAATGAATATTGAGATGTTTGTAAAACTGTGCTGACATCTTCCCTGACATTTGCAAACCATTGTGTGTCACTTGGACATTCCTTTGATCTCTGACCAACTGTTGTAAGTAACTATAAACTGGAATGAAATCTGATAGCATTCATCACACTGAGAGAACAAAAAGTGATGATTCAGTGTGACGGCTCAACCTGTTTTTACACAGCCCTCCTGCACCATACAATTACATCAGCTTATCTTGCATCAAAACAATCTGACAAGCTGTAACAAAGCAATGCTCTCAAGCTATTTATTTTCAAGGTTTAACCATTTCataagtggctgttttctttgctttgaAATACATGCTTCACTGCAGAGGTTTATAGAAGTCAGGAGCCAGTCATGCCTCTGAGTTTCATTTAATCACGGGGCTTGTTTCAACCTTTTGGGACCTGAAGTGCAACCCAAAGGAATGACAGTGATATAAACTTGAACTTGGTTGCACTTTTAGGAAAACAGGGCAGAATTTAAAGGCATTCCAGGCTGAGCAGAAACTGAAGGAAATCACTGCTGAGTTCAGAAAAGAACTGGTAACTTATGATATCCCACACTACCCACAGTCCCCGGGTAATTTTCAGTCATCCGACACCAGTGCTGTACTGATGTCGTCACAGAGGCCAGAGCTGAAAAAACCCTGCTGGGGATATTTTCAGCCGAGCAAGGAAGCAATCATCCTGTCACATCTTAGCAGTCACACCCTGGATAACAAAAAGTCATTAGCCTTTTTATCCCCGCACAGACAGGGTGTGAACTTTTTTGACTATTTGAGCAATTTCTTAAGGATGTGTCCCCGAGAAGGTTTGTGAACTTGGTATAGGGGGAATAAGaagtctttattgttgttacctGGCATGACTGTCTTGTCACAGGACACACACTTGGAGGAAAACTCGTTGCAGTAGCAGTCGCTGCACACCAGCGCGTCCTCCAGGCTCGTGAAGGGCTCATCTGCCAGAGAGCGGTCGCAGCGGAAACAGCGGAAACAGTGAGTGTGGTAATGTCTGTCCTCATAGAAGAGCTCCTGGAAGAAGATTCAAgatatttattgtcatatgcacagtaaaaCAGACAGTTACACCgtacaatgaaaatcttacttaaaaatatataaaaaataaaataataaacagccaaaaaataaaattagaaAACTAAACCAACAAAGTATTTGTGCTAAGTAAAACACAGgaatatgaaaataaaggaaTACGTAGAAAACCAAATAAGATGAAAGTCAAACAGGGCAACCAGTAAAACCAGTCAGGATATAAAATGCCCAATTGGTAGGGGACAGGGTGAAAAAAGTCTATTATAAAACTACATTATGAATTCAGAATGGAAGTCTCAAAATTAATCATACACATGTGGCAGACTGGataaaacaaagaagaatcaCAAGAgtgtacaaaacaaaacaagtgtgTCCAATTAATTTGTTTGGAGTGTCATTAGGATGtgctaaaaatgtaatctgtgatGAAGTTGATGGCTTTAAAGTACAATTAAAGCAGCTCTTTTAATAAAAGTTGTAATCTGAAGAAGTAAAACGGTGCTTGCTCAATCAACTACTCCTTTGCtatacacacaaaaaagcacaattaaGCCTGTTTGCTAAAAAACTACAATTTATGTCTGTGACCCATTTCTATAGATTTGTCTCTTCATTAATCTCGTAGCATGACCTTGTAGTAAAGTCAGATATTGAGAGAAGGATTATTGTGTTGTTGGTTTCGGTCTGATACTGTATATAAGACAcgacaaatataaatgaatgtctGATCATTATTTAACTGTTAAAATATGGGGAATCTGACATTTAACCCTAACCTctaggtaaataaaaaatagttgaTATGTTATTGTTCCTCATACGGTGAGTCCATTGTTTGCTGCATAGAGGTCAGGGGTCACAATCAACAACAGGACTAAGTTACTTGTGTTTTAGGATGTTTTCCCACACGAGTACAACCCTaaactttctttctttccatgACACCCTGCTGTTAACAGTAGAGTATGAGAAAGAGCATAAGAGAAGTTTTTTTGTGCATTCTCTTTTCTTCATTGTTAGTTATATTCAGAATAGCacactttgtcttttttttaattccgaCAGCTGCTTGTGTTCCAGTTCATCTACAGTTCAGGCAAGCTCTGTGATGAATGGCTCCACTGAACAGTGGGTGAAAAACTGATTTTTGAGGCGTGGAGTTTCACAGTTAGAGAAACAACTAAAGCAGAAGGACGACGAATGGTGAAGGATGATGTTGTTGTGTCTCGTGCATAGGAGGGACAGCCAAAGAAAGCAGAAGTGTAATTTACTGCTGGTCCCTCACAGGGAGCACATAATTCACAGCACACTGATGGCCTCATGCAAGCTGTGGGTTTACCttcagtgtttttaattttcactAACTAAGGCTTTTCACAATTTCAAAACAGATTATGGATAATTTGATGTTCTGGAAGTAGAGATATGTTTTACAGGAACTCCAGCTTGTTTGTCAAATCAGTTAGAACATTTATCATAATGCAAGCAGACATCAGTGTACTCATATCATTATCCTCTGTAAGAATTTCAACAatgcaatgtaaaaaaaagtcctaCATAAAAGTGTTATTGTTCCTAAAGTATGAAAAATATAAGTTGttttaatcatcattttaattttgtttcatTCGTCATCATTTCCAAAGAAATGCTAAATATTCTTTGGTTAAGGATAAGCATTTGCCACCTTTTCTGTTTAAgatcattaaaaatataatatgtattgtCTTTGGATCATTGAactaacaaaataatatatttgaacacgTCACCAGGGCTCTGGGGAAACagtgaaaatgtttaataaaccGGAAGAATAACAGATGATTAAGAAAATGACCATTAGTTAACAattaatcaaaaagaaaaaataattgctaatttataaaataatttcatataTTGCATTTATGTCTTGATTTATGACAGGTGGTTTTCAATTGAATTAAGCTGAGTAGAGgtagaagtagaagtaaaaaAGTAAGTGACATATAGCCATAGAGTAAATGTACATGTAGAGCTTACCTTGGCATTATGTCCGATAACTTCTTTACACTCCTGGCAGGTTTTGGCGTAAAGGCGGTCATAGCAGGGGATGCAGTGGGGCTTCTCCTCCACCTGGATGTATTTTCGCCCGCACAAGGACTCGTTGCATGTTTTGCAGTCGAAACGGTCGCTCATGATGTCTTTCTCCTGTCTGAGAGAATGCACAGACACAGTTTAGTATTTGATATCAGCAAGAAGACAGCgcaggaaggaggagaagggagattagtaaaacagagagaaagcaggaagAAGGGAGGCAGACAGTTTTGGGATATACAGCTGGGAAATAAGACcaacaggagagacagaaatggGAGTAAAAGAACAAACCTTTAAAAGAGTTACAAAatgctcaaagacactttttaCACAACTTGAAAAGATCCatgaaaactaaaaacacaataaaggcACAGAATATTACAGGACATCAAATAATTAAACGTCAAAAGCGATTATAAAAGGGAAGTTTTTGAGTCCTTGAACACAGATTTTTGGCATGATAGAATCTATTCACTATTTACTTTGACAATAAACTGGAGGGGACCAAGTATTGAACCCTGTGGGATGCCTCGACCTAGGAAGACTATGAGACAATGGGCCCCTGGGCACAGACATGCAAAGGCCCCACTACCCCTCCTAAACACGGGCACACAGATTTTAGAATAATTTAGTGTCTTTTTGCTATTGCTTGTATCTCTTTGCAGTCCTTAGACATCTCTCtgtggtgttgtgttgttttgtggttgttaaatgtcaatttaaaaaaaatgttttggccttatgatgttgtttttttgtcagtggTCTTTGTTTGTAGACATTTTGACtctgtattgttgttttgtgtcactttgttgttgttttgctccGTTTAATAGCTGCAATGACTGTCTTTGTGGTCTCTTTGTGTCTATTTGCAGATGTTTTGCATGTATTTGTAGTTGTTTGGTCTCTTGATTGTCTTTTGTGTCCTTGAAAGTCTAGTAAAGGTAAATGCCAGGGGGGCGTGATCCTGGTAACTGCAAATGACCAGAGTCTAAGAGGAGGAGGTTGTTGGTGACATTATACTGGAGTTAACAGTTAAACATCGTTTAGAAATGTTCCTCAtccagaaaacatttttttgcaagCAGAGAAACGCTGAATGAACCATGTAACACAGAGAACATTTATTGTAAAACAGGGATTTAATTATATAACTGCTTCTCCTATTTGATCACTAGCCGCTAACGATTAAAAGTTAATAATGTCtgcttctccttcctcctcattcTTGTACGAAACCCCCTGTGGCAGTTtggcattgagaaagagaaaCCAAACAATATTAATTGTTAAGAGCTGAACTGAAACAGCCTTCTCTATTACAAAGGTTTCTCGAGGgctttttcatcttttttggCCAGTGTTTAAGGGGCTCGTTTGTCTAGTTTATACTTTTCTAGTTTATACAACTGCAAAACTTTCTCTTGTGATCTGTAACAAATTACCACGCTTGTAATGCTGTTAGGATGTTTTATTGCTGCGAGTTACTAAATATTCTGATCTGGACAGTATACTGTGTATTCTATGAGAGCAGTGAACATTTGGTGGTGGtgactactttacatttgtttttcaccaCAACACTTTCACACCACATATAGTACTCTACAAATCTCACTTCttaattgaacaaaaaaaacgaCTGTCTTAAGAGAATACCAGTTATATTCTTAAACAAATACGACATCTTGCAGTGTACTTTTAATTTACTCCAAAAGTCctacttaaatatttaattggaCCTCAGTTGCTCATAAAACTTTTGAATAGGAGTGAATTACATCCTTAATCCCAATTGCCTCATTATGGAACTTTTTATGATTGATCTTGAGGCTTGCCTGGGTTTATGACACTAAACACATTCCCAATGACTATAGATGATTGATCTTCAAAAAAGTACCTCAATTTAACTCCAAGCAGATCAAAAGCCGGAGAGAAAGAGGGTaagatggaaaataaagtcTATAATATATGATaggataatgaaaataatcataataaaaaataaaagaaaacctttAGGACTTTTCAGTTTTAACTGTGTGGACAAGTTTCGATGTACAGTTTAAATACAGTGAGTCTCTAAGCCTCAGTTTAAGAAGCCCTTATTGAATAAATCATTGAATCCAGAGATTGTTATGCAAAGGAAGGACAGGTGGAAATATGTCTGGGAACACTGAC harbors:
- the fhl3b gene encoding four and a half LIM domains protein 3b isoform X1, which produces MSDRFDCKTCNESLCGRKYIQVEEKPHCIPCYDRLYAKTCQECKEVIGHNAKELFYEDRHYHTHCFRCFRCDRSLADEPFTSLEDALVCSDCYCNEFSSKCVSCDKTVMPGSKLLEYGGSTWHEDCFLCHGCEKPIGAEAFIPDNNNYYCVPCYEGRVAPQCSHCKKALTKGGVTYKDEVWHKECFVCTGCKAPLAGQPFTSQGESPYCVKCFSSLYAKKCAGCNTAITGQWRIQKPRVVQITIQVYPWFKSVLGCLSTPICVLPVIPVRPTIYYQQHVRRIIFNKQV
- the fhl3b gene encoding four and a half LIM domains protein 3b isoform X2 — protein: MSDRFDCKTCNESLCGRKYIQVEEKPHCIPCYDRLYAKTCQECKEVIGHNAKELFYEDRHYHTHCFRCFRCDRSLADEPFTSLEDALVCSDCYCNEFSSKCVSCDKTVMPGSKLLEYGGSTWHEDCFLCHGCEKPIGAEAFIPDNNNYYCVPCYEGRVAPQCSHCKKALTKGGVTYKDEVWHKECFVCTGCKAPLAGQPFTSQGESPYCVKCFSSLYAKKCAGCNTAITGFGDGKYVSFEERQWHQPCFKCTRCSVSLVGSGFFPDRDQILCTDCNNDD